The Candidatus Eisenbacteria bacterium genome contains a region encoding:
- a CDS encoding phosphoglycerate kinase, with protein sequence MKKMTLHDADVRGKRVLMRVDFNVPMGKDGTVANDERIRASLPSIRYVLDRGGSLVLMSHLGRPKGKVDPVFSLAPVAKHLAGLLPGAAVRFAEDCVGEKAETAAGSLRSGEVLLLENLRFHAEEEKNDRAFAARLASLGEVYVNDAFGTAHRAHASTAGVTAHFPVRAAGLLMEKEIDYLSRLLENPQRPFVAVLGGAKISGKIDVIRNLAGTVDRLLIGGGMCGTFFAARGLEIGDSLLEEDRIGMARELLESDGARKMLLPRDALVADRLEEDAETRVVPVGDVEKGWRIADIGPETAAAFAAEIGSARTVFWNGPMGVFEMKPFARGTESLARALAEATERGAVTVVGGGDTVRALHEAGVASRVSHVSTGGGASLEFVEGKELPGIAALSDR encoded by the coding sequence ATGAAGAAGATGACCCTTCACGACGCGGATGTGCGCGGCAAGCGCGTCCTCATGCGGGTGGACTTCAACGTCCCGATGGGCAAGGACGGGACGGTCGCGAACGACGAGCGGATTCGCGCCTCGCTCCCCTCGATCCGGTACGTTCTCGACCGGGGGGGCTCGCTCGTTCTCATGAGCCATCTCGGACGGCCGAAGGGGAAGGTCGATCCGGTCTTCTCGCTGGCGCCGGTGGCGAAGCACTTGGCGGGTCTTCTCCCCGGAGCGGCCGTCCGCTTCGCGGAGGATTGCGTCGGCGAGAAGGCGGAGACTGCGGCCGGGTCGCTCCGCTCGGGCGAGGTTCTTCTTCTCGAGAATCTCCGCTTTCACGCGGAGGAGGAGAAGAACGACCGGGCGTTCGCCGCGCGTCTCGCCTCGCTCGGCGAGGTCTACGTGAACGACGCGTTCGGGACGGCGCACCGCGCGCACGCATCGACCGCGGGAGTGACCGCGCACTTTCCGGTGCGCGCCGCCGGGCTTCTCATGGAGAAGGAGATCGACTATCTCTCCCGGCTTCTCGAGAACCCGCAGCGTCCGTTCGTCGCCGTGCTCGGGGGGGCGAAGATCAGCGGGAAGATCGACGTGATCCGGAACCTCGCGGGGACGGTCGATCGCCTCCTCATCGGGGGCGGGATGTGCGGGACGTTCTTCGCCGCCCGAGGTCTTGAGATCGGCGACTCGCTCCTGGAGGAGGACCGGATCGGGATGGCGAGAGAGCTGCTCGAGTCGGATGGAGCGCGCAAGATGCTCCTTCCAAGAGACGCGCTCGTCGCGGATCGTCTCGAGGAGGACGCGGAGACGCGGGTCGTTCCGGTGGGAGACGTCGAGAAGGGGTGGCGGATCGCCGATATCGGACCGGAGACGGCAGCGGCGTTCGCAGCGGAGATCGGATCGGCGCGCACGGTCTTCTGGAACGGCCCGATGGGCGTCTTCGAGATGAAGCCGTTCGCGCGGGGAACCGAGAGCCTCGCGCGCGCGCTCGCGGAGGCGACCGAACGGGGAGCGGTTACGGTCGTCGGGGGAGGCGACACGGTGCGCGCCTTGCACGAGGCGGGGGTCGCCTCGCGCGTGTCGCATGTCTCGACCGGCGGTGGGGCGTCTCTCGAGTTCGTCGAGGGGAAGGAGCTTCCCGGGATCGCCGCCCTGTCGGACCGATAG
- the gap gene encoding type I glyceraldehyde-3-phosphate dehydrogenase, translating to MAITIGINGFGRIGRLVFRRAYRDPNIRFAAINDLTDAPTLAHLLKYDSVHGVLNETVKGEGNAIRVAGGEIRVFAEKDPSRLPWADLGVDVVIEATGKFRKRDEASRHLEAGAKKVLISAPAKDPDITIVMGVNDASYDPEKHHIISTASCTTNCLAPVAKVLHDNFGIQKGFMTTIHAYTNDQRILDLPHKDLRRARAAALSMIPTTTGAASAVSLVLPELKGKLDGMAVRVPTADASLVDLVALLSREVTAAEINEAIRAAAESSPLRGYLVYCDEPIVSVDVIGNPASSIVDSLSTAVLGGNMAKVLSWYDNEYGYACRMVDMSLKVAGAF from the coding sequence ATGGCGATCACGATCGGTATCAATGGGTTCGGCCGGATCGGCCGACTCGTCTTTCGAAGAGCGTACAGGGACCCGAACATCCGTTTCGCCGCGATCAACGATCTCACGGACGCGCCGACCTTGGCGCATCTCCTCAAATACGACTCGGTGCATGGGGTGTTGAACGAGACGGTGAAGGGGGAAGGGAACGCGATCCGCGTCGCCGGGGGCGAGATCCGGGTGTTTGCGGAGAAGGACCCCTCGCGGCTTCCGTGGGCGGATCTCGGCGTCGACGTCGTCATCGAGGCGACGGGGAAGTTCCGGAAACGGGACGAGGCGTCCCGCCACCTCGAGGCGGGAGCGAAGAAGGTTCTCATCTCCGCCCCGGCGAAGGATCCGGACATCACGATCGTGATGGGCGTGAACGACGCCTCGTACGATCCGGAGAAACACCACATCATCTCGACCGCCTCCTGCACGACGAACTGTCTCGCGCCGGTGGCGAAGGTCCTGCACGACAACTTCGGAATCCAAAAAGGATTCATGACGACCATTCATGCCTATACGAATGATCAGCGGATTCTCGATCTTCCCCACAAGGATCTTCGCCGCGCGCGCGCGGCCGCGCTCTCGATGATCCCGACGACGACGGGCGCCGCCTCGGCCGTCTCGCTCGTCCTGCCCGAGCTCAAGGGGAAGCTCGACGGGATGGCGGTGCGCGTGCCGACGGCGGACGCGTCCCTCGTCGATCTCGTGGCGCTCCTCTCGCGCGAGGTGACCGCCGCCGAGATTAACGAAGCCATCCGCGCGGCTGCAGAGAGCTCTCCGCTTCGGGGATATCTCGTCTATTGCGACGAGCCGATCGTGTCGGTCGACGTGATTGGAAACCCTGCGAGCTCGATCGTCGACAGTCTCTCGACCGCCGTTCTCGGGGGGAACATGGCGAAGGTTCTTTCGTGGTACGACAACGAGTACGGGTACGCGTGCCGCATGGTGGACATGAGCCTCAAGGTGGCGGGCGCGTTCTAA